The Aureitalea marina genome includes a window with the following:
- a CDS encoding elongation factor G: protein MKIYDDKHIKNVVFVGAHNSGKTTLAETMLFEAGLINRRGTVENKNTVSDYHEVEHDREASVFATPLHTEWRNYKINIIDTPGLDDFIGEIISSIRVADSVVMVLNNQHGGVEVGTEIVWNYIDKYRKPTLFVINQIDHPAGNFEQSLASIKELVGNSAVQIQYPLIIDGAQCILDVLKMKVYKFGPEGGKPEKLEIPEDQKDMADMLHNELVEKAAENDEELMELYFDKGTLNEDEMRQGIKAGMLNHELFPVFCLSALNDMGSGRLMGFIDNVAPSAADLKPEQTVDGQNLERIPGAPTALFVFKTVYEPNVGQITFFKVKSGEVNANDKLENSRTGKMETLNQLFIMDGKNRTPVNKLTVGDIGATIKLKFTETNDTLHIPHKPIVIKPIQYPAPRIMKAVFAENKNDEEKLSDALKKIHSQDPTVVVKYSSELKQMLVGCQGELHLATINWALKNIYGVEARFERPKIAYRETIQRSSSSSYRHKKQSGGAGQFGEVHLKIEPWYEGMPEPEGFNVRGKEEVELSWGGKLIFYNCIVGGVIDQRYLPSIMKGILEVMEDGPLTHSYVRDVRVMVYDGKMHSVDSNDISFKIAGAHAFKEAFMNARPKLLEPVQELVVRVPEEMVGNVMTDLQGRRSIIQGIESNKHFQILKCTTPLAELYGYSTQLRSLTQGRATFSSEFNSFELVPDSVQEKLIKDHATTN, encoded by the coding sequence ATGAAGATATACGATGATAAGCACATAAAGAATGTCGTTTTCGTCGGGGCACACAATAGCGGAAAAACAACCCTGGCCGAAACCATGCTGTTCGAAGCTGGTCTGATCAACAGACGTGGAACAGTTGAGAATAAGAATACCGTCTCCGACTATCACGAAGTGGAGCACGACAGAGAAGCTTCCGTCTTCGCAACCCCTTTGCATACCGAGTGGAGAAATTATAAGATCAACATCATAGACACCCCAGGGCTGGACGACTTTATTGGGGAGATCATTTCTTCCATACGGGTGGCCGATTCCGTGGTGATGGTTTTGAACAACCAACACGGTGGAGTAGAGGTGGGCACGGAGATCGTCTGGAACTACATCGATAAATACCGCAAGCCCACACTATTTGTGATCAATCAGATCGATCATCCCGCCGGGAATTTCGAGCAAAGCCTGGCCAGTATAAAGGAATTGGTAGGTAATAGTGCTGTTCAGATCCAGTATCCGCTCATCATTGATGGCGCACAATGTATACTGGATGTACTCAAAATGAAGGTCTATAAGTTTGGACCGGAAGGAGGGAAGCCGGAAAAACTGGAGATCCCTGAAGACCAAAAGGATATGGCGGACATGCTGCATAACGAGTTGGTTGAAAAAGCCGCCGAGAACGACGAAGAGCTGATGGAGCTGTACTTCGACAAAGGCACCCTGAACGAGGACGAGATGAGACAGGGAATTAAAGCCGGAATGCTCAATCATGAGTTGTTTCCGGTTTTTTGTTTGTCTGCACTCAACGACATGGGAAGCGGTCGCCTGATGGGCTTTATCGACAATGTTGCTCCTTCCGCTGCGGATCTAAAACCGGAACAGACCGTGGACGGACAAAACCTGGAACGAATCCCTGGTGCGCCTACCGCTTTATTCGTGTTCAAAACGGTATACGAACCCAATGTAGGACAGATCACTTTCTTTAAGGTGAAATCCGGAGAAGTTAATGCCAATGATAAACTGGAGAATTCCAGAACGGGTAAGATGGAGACCCTCAACCAACTCTTTATCATGGATGGGAAGAACAGAACGCCTGTCAATAAATTGACCGTTGGGGATATTGGTGCGACCATTAAGCTGAAGTTCACAGAAACCAACGATACACTGCATATCCCGCATAAACCAATCGTGATCAAGCCCATACAATATCCTGCACCCAGGATTATGAAAGCCGTATTTGCAGAGAATAAGAATGACGAGGAAAAACTAAGTGATGCCTTGAAAAAGATCCACAGCCAGGATCCAACGGTGGTCGTTAAATATTCGTCTGAATTAAAGCAAATGCTGGTAGGCTGCCAGGGTGAATTGCACCTGGCCACCATCAACTGGGCATTAAAGAACATTTATGGTGTCGAGGCCCGATTTGAGCGGCCTAAGATCGCCTACAGGGAGACCATACAGCGTTCTTCTTCGTCCAGCTACAGGCATAAGAAACAATCCGGGGGTGCTGGTCAGTTTGGTGAGGTCCACCTAAAGATCGAGCCGTGGTACGAGGGCATGCCAGAGCCAGAAGGCTTTAACGTCAGAGGGAAAGAGGAAGTAGAACTTTCCTGGGGAGGAAAGCTGATCTTCTACAACTGCATCGTCGGTGGTGTAATTGACCAGCGATATTTGCCCAGTATCATGAAAGGGATTTTGGAGGTTATGGAAGATGGACCGTTGACCCACAGCTACGTAAGAGATGTACGGGTAATGGTATACGATGGCAAGATGCATTCCGTTGACTCTAATGACATTTCCTTTAAAATAGCGGGGGCACATGCTTTTAAGGAAGCCTTTATGAATGCCCGACCAAAACTATTGGAGCCTGTTCAGGAATTGGTGGTTCGGGTTCCAGAAGAAATGGTAGGTAATGTGATGACCGATCTGCAGGGAAGGAGGTCTATCATTCAAGGAATAGAAAGCAATAAGCATTTCCAAATTTTGAAATGCACCACACCACTGGCCGAGTTGTATGGGTATTCTACCCAATTACGCTCATTGACCCAGGGAAGGGCCACCTTTAGTTCTGAGTTCAACAGCTTCGAACTGGTGCCGGACAGTGTGCAAGAAAAACTAATTAAAGATCACGCAACTACAAATTAA
- a CDS encoding toll/interleukin-1 receptor domain-containing protein, with protein sequence MENKKVFISYSRDDQETVIRVVEALRNKGLDVWFDAQINTGTDWDEVLEKQIIEADNMVMFLSKTSVASDYVKNELFFAQQNGTIVNPVLIESCQLPLAMARMHYIDLTLDFDKGVSRLYQDITNSHDANSTIGAVERNQGIASLTKKLVLLTVIILITMLAWQLWPIQEGRTDDTS encoded by the coding sequence TTGGAAAACAAGAAAGTCTTTATCAGCTATTCCCGCGACGACCAGGAAACGGTGATCAGGGTAGTGGAGGCCCTTCGAAATAAAGGGCTGGATGTATGGTTTGATGCTCAGATCAATACAGGAACGGACTGGGATGAAGTCCTTGAAAAACAGATCATTGAAGCCGATAATATGGTCATGTTCCTTTCCAAGACCTCGGTGGCCTCGGACTATGTAAAGAACGAGCTGTTCTTTGCTCAGCAGAACGGAACCATCGTGAACCCGGTATTGATAGAATCCTGCCAGCTGCCATTGGCCATGGCCCGAATGCATTATATCGACCTGACACTGGATTTTGACAAGGGTGTGAGCAGGTTGTACCAGGATATCACCAATAGTCATGATGCAAATTCCACAATCGGAGCTGTCGAGAGAAATCAAGGCATAGCATCTTTAACTAAGAAATTAGTTTTATTGACAGTAATAATCCTAATTACCATGTTAGCCTGGCAACTCTGGCCAATTCAGGAAGGAAGGACAGACGATACATCCTAA
- a CDS encoding alpha/beta hydrolase, whose amino-acid sequence MKIKSYLIVTAVFLFVACSKDEPFIPDDGIPVIQAESYYTVLKEENITYAEGLSHDMTSTSAFAIPLKLDLYYPDNNSVNRPIFMFIHGGGFTGGTKTKPEIVEMANFYASRGWVFVSIDYRTTEELGTIQGMTQEEVLAYYRGIAPREWIVTALQGAENSDQVGQATAMYLAQRDAKAALRWIVANSKTYNINTDFITVGGASAGAITTIALGISNQKDFRDEITISDDPTLSTTNLNESYVVRSMVYFWGSNIKLDVFELVYELNQYDRYDRNDPELFMGHGTAEDPVTPYEEALELKGIYDSLGIYSKLVTLLKPNGDPAGHGAWNAIVDGKGLSELTLDFLIDRQKLNLE is encoded by the coding sequence ATGAAGATAAAATCATACTTAATCGTTACCGCGGTATTTTTGTTTGTTGCATGTAGTAAAGATGAACCATTTATACCGGACGACGGAATACCGGTCATTCAGGCTGAATCATATTACACTGTTTTAAAAGAGGAAAATATCACATATGCTGAAGGATTGAGTCACGATATGACAAGTACTTCCGCTTTTGCAATACCATTAAAATTAGACCTTTACTATCCTGATAACAATTCTGTCAATAGACCCATTTTTATGTTTATCCACGGTGGTGGATTTACGGGTGGAACAAAAACTAAACCTGAAATTGTAGAGATGGCAAATTTCTATGCATCAAGAGGGTGGGTGTTTGTTTCTATCGATTATAGAACAACCGAGGAATTAGGGACAATACAAGGAATGACTCAAGAAGAAGTATTGGCGTATTATCGAGGAATTGCGCCTCGAGAATGGATTGTTACTGCCCTTCAGGGAGCTGAGAACTCAGATCAGGTTGGGCAAGCTACAGCCATGTATCTCGCACAAAGAGATGCAAAAGCCGCGCTTCGCTGGATTGTGGCGAACTCGAAGACTTATAACATAAATACAGATTTTATTACGGTGGGTGGAGCCTCGGCAGGAGCAATAACTACAATCGCGTTAGGAATTTCAAATCAAAAAGATTTTAGAGACGAAATTACCATTAGCGATGACCCAACACTCTCTACTACAAACCTAAACGAATCTTATGTGGTGAGAAGTATGGTTTATTTCTGGGGGTCAAACATAAAATTAGATGTTTTCGAATTAGTTTATGAATTGAATCAATATGACAGATATGACCGTAATGATCCTGAATTATTCATGGGACATGGTACGGCAGAGGACCCTGTTACGCCTTATGAAGAAGCCCTTGAGTTAAAGGGCATTTACGACTCCTTGGGTATTTACAGTAAACTAGTCACCTTATTGAAGCCAAATGGGGACCCTGCAGGACATGGCGCTTGGAATGCAATAGTCGACGGCAAAGGCCTTTCGGAATTAACGTTAGATTTTCTAATTGACAGGCAAAAATTAAACCTAGAATAA
- a CDS encoding LamG-like jellyroll fold domain-containing protein, with translation MRTTVFIFLTISCLYSCKQKAHQEKTTTDVTEEVSETNPTLTTLKEALTLHASFDSSVDADFALGDGRMYTVPNRQARDSAEVGLHKPDIRREDGKGKYGAGLVFTERSPGYIYYPSENNITYNTENWSAAISFWLSLDPATDLEPGYCDPIQITDSGYNDAGIWVDFTKENPRDFRLGAIGDRDVWNPNPEGPDNENPIFNARLTPVSNPPFAKGVWTHVLINFSGLNTENGEASLYLNGELQGTRTNIDTPFTWDYPLSNIYLGLGYIGLMDDLSIYNRNLSEDEIGTLYQLENGVQTLLD, from the coding sequence ATGCGAACTACTGTTTTCATCTTTCTCACAATTTCCTGTTTATACTCCTGCAAACAAAAAGCCCACCAAGAAAAAACCACAACTGATGTAACCGAAGAAGTTTCTGAAACCAACCCAACCCTCACCACTCTAAAAGAAGCCCTTACCCTCCACGCCTCTTTTGACAGTTCGGTAGATGCCGATTTTGCCTTAGGTGACGGACGAATGTACACGGTTCCCAACCGGCAAGCCAGGGATTCTGCCGAGGTGGGATTGCACAAACCAGATATCCGCAGAGAAGACGGAAAAGGAAAATACGGAGCCGGCCTGGTCTTTACTGAGCGCAGCCCAGGTTATATCTACTATCCCAGCGAAAACAACATCACCTACAATACCGAAAATTGGAGTGCAGCCATCTCTTTTTGGCTGAGCCTGGACCCGGCCACCGACCTGGAACCCGGTTATTGTGATCCCATACAGATCACCGATTCCGGCTATAACGATGCCGGCATCTGGGTAGATTTTACCAAGGAGAACCCGCGGGATTTCAGACTGGGAGCCATCGGGGATCGAGACGTCTGGAACCCCAACCCGGAAGGCCCGGATAACGAGAACCCCATCTTTAATGCACGCCTAACGCCAGTTTCAAACCCACCCTTTGCCAAAGGCGTTTGGACCCATGTCCTGATCAACTTTTCAGGGCTCAACACAGAAAATGGTGAGGCTTCTCTCTACCTGAACGGAGAACTCCAAGGTACACGTACCAATATTGATACTCCCTTTACCTGGGACTATCCCCTATCCAATATCTACTTGGGATTGGGATATATCGGGCTGATGGATGACCTCTCCATTTACAACCGAAATCTAAGCGAGGATGAGATCGGTACCTTATACCAGCTGGAGAACGGGGTGCAGACGCTCTTGGATTAG